The following coding sequences lie in one Mycobacterium sp. DL440 genomic window:
- a CDS encoding PE domain-containing protein codes for MEPLMHNPGAEGVAAQVIANAARGLAGGTTATAAVTALVPAGADEVSVIAAMAFASEGVEALAANSFAQEELTRAGAAYQEIAGIYNAVDAAQATTL; via the coding sequence CGGGTGCCGAAGGTGTTGCGGCACAGGTGATCGCAAACGCGGCCCGCGGTTTGGCCGGCGGCACCACCGCTACTGCGGCCGTCACCGCGCTGGTTCCGGCCGGCGCTGACGAGGTCTCGGTAATCGCTGCGATGGCCTTCGCCAGCGAGGGAGTCGAGGCTCTTGCCGCGAATTCGTTCGCCCAGGAGGAACTCACCCGGGCGGGTGCGGCGTACCAGGAGATCGCGGGTATCTACAACGCGGTCGACGCAGCTCAGGCCACCACGCTCTAG
- a CDS encoding PPE family protein — protein MVMAPPVPPTWFALPPEVNTARLMLGAGPAPMLQATAGWEGLAILLETQADELAGALSTLTSVWSGAASERAVSATMPMIMWLRTMVLQAQKRALQASAQASSYTLALTTTPPIPEIEQNHVTNAVLNATNFLGINTMPIGLNEMDYFVRMWNQAAGAMEAYHAETTANLLFEPFVPMQPIVMPGIGETTAAAAIASTAPRTAVGLARNATVEAISAVSTLSSMKLAVGNAAAQANHAEQRAVGAAGKGENAGQQQKDPNEKNPMQQGMQMAMQMAQQGGQLAGQIPSMLQSPMQAMTQPLQQVTQMVSQFSSMGGSDKGMQMGLMGASPFSSHPLAGGTGPSSGAGLVRAASLPGALGSPPRTALLSSMLGISGEAKPAASAFAAGPAGPTAPAGGGSGGGGGAPVHAAKNKEEQSGGTKDGLVSPTALTYDQTDDGDDDW, from the coding sequence ATGGTCATGGCACCACCGGTTCCGCCGACCTGGTTTGCACTGCCGCCAGAGGTCAACACCGCGCGCTTGATGTTGGGTGCCGGCCCGGCGCCGATGCTGCAGGCGACAGCGGGCTGGGAAGGTCTGGCCATCCTGCTGGAGACCCAGGCCGACGAGCTAGCCGGGGCGCTGAGCACCCTGACCTCGGTGTGGAGCGGCGCGGCAAGCGAACGCGCTGTTTCCGCAACCATGCCGATGATCATGTGGCTGCGGACCATGGTGTTGCAGGCGCAGAAGCGGGCGTTGCAGGCAAGCGCGCAGGCGAGCTCGTACACCCTGGCTCTGACGACCACTCCGCCGATTCCCGAGATCGAGCAGAACCACGTCACGAACGCAGTCCTGAACGCCACCAACTTCCTCGGTATCAATACGATGCCGATCGGGTTGAACGAGATGGACTACTTCGTCCGGATGTGGAATCAGGCGGCCGGTGCGATGGAGGCCTACCACGCGGAAACCACCGCCAACCTGCTGTTCGAGCCGTTCGTGCCGATGCAGCCGATCGTGATGCCCGGGATCGGTGAGACGACCGCGGCAGCGGCGATCGCGTCGACGGCGCCACGAACGGCCGTAGGTCTGGCCCGCAACGCGACGGTCGAAGCGATCAGCGCGGTATCCACGTTGTCGTCGATGAAATTGGCTGTCGGCAATGCCGCTGCGCAGGCCAACCATGCCGAGCAGCGGGCGGTCGGTGCGGCGGGCAAGGGTGAGAACGCGGGGCAGCAGCAGAAGGATCCGAACGAGAAGAACCCCATGCAGCAGGGCATGCAGATGGCCATGCAGATGGCGCAGCAGGGTGGTCAGCTCGCAGGGCAGATCCCGTCGATGCTCCAGAGCCCGATGCAGGCGATGACGCAGCCGTTGCAGCAGGTGACGCAGATGGTCAGCCAGTTCTCCAGCATGGGGGGCAGTGACAAGGGCATGCAGATGGGGCTGATGGGGGCGTCGCCCTTCTCGAGCCATCCGCTGGCCGGGGGTACGGGCCCGAGTTCGGGTGCCGGCCTGGTGCGCGCGGCGTCGCTGCCGGGCGCACTCGGATCTCCTCCGCGCACGGCGCTGTTGTCCAGCATGTTGGGCATCAGCGGCGAGGCCAAGCCGGCCGCGTCGGCCTTCGCGGCGGGGCCCGCAGGTCCGACGGCGCCGGCAGGTGGCGGTAGCGGCGGGGGCGGCGGGGCACCGGTGCACGCCGCCAAGAACAAGGAAGAGCAGAGCGGCGGCACCAAGGACGGATTGGTGTCACCGACAGCTCTCACATACGACCAAACAGACGACGGGGACGACGACTGGTAG
- a CDS encoding WXG100 family type VII secretion target, with protein sequence MAQMNTDAAVLAKEAANFERISGELKSVMAQVESTGGTLAAQMQGQAGTAAQSALMRFHEAADKQMQELNEISTNIHTSGTQYSSTDDDQAGTLASSMNI encoded by the coding sequence ATGGCACAGATGAATACAGATGCCGCCGTCCTCGCCAAGGAGGCTGCGAATTTCGAGCGTATCTCCGGTGAGCTCAAGAGCGTGATGGCTCAGGTCGAGTCGACCGGCGGCACCTTGGCGGCCCAGATGCAGGGCCAGGCCGGCACCGCTGCTCAGTCGGCGCTGATGCGGTTCCATGAGGCTGCTGACAAGCAGATGCAGGAACTGAACGAGATCTCGACCAACATCCACACCTCGGGTACCCAGTACTCCAGCACCGACGACGATCAGGCCGGCACCCTGGCCTCGTCGATGAACATCTGA
- a CDS encoding WXG100 family type VII secretion target has product MTEQVWNFAGIEGGAGEIQGAVGTTAGLLDEGKGSLATLASAWGGSGSEAYQAVQTRWDSTANELNQALQNLAQTISEAGQTMAQTEAGVSGMFA; this is encoded by the coding sequence ATGACAGAACAGGTTTGGAACTTCGCAGGCATCGAAGGCGGAGCCGGAGAGATCCAGGGCGCCGTCGGCACCACCGCCGGCCTGCTGGACGAGGGCAAGGGTTCTCTGGCCACGCTCGCCTCGGCGTGGGGCGGCTCGGGTTCGGAGGCCTACCAGGCCGTTCAGACCCGTTGGGACAGCACCGCCAACGAGCTGAACCAGGCGCTGCAGAACCTCGCGCAGACCATCAGCGAGGCAGGGCAGACCATGGCCCAGACCGAGGCCGGCGTCTCGGGGATGTTTGCCTAG
- a CDS encoding MinD/ParA family protein, giving the protein MSADYDRLFHSSEPGSKPVDDATTIVDRDAILKAAAAAAPPPVPVGETSSTDVPVAPTASTQTQAAAQPRHAETAQQMPAPMPAPPASAPQWPQNSMLRAPQQQQFGQGARHEQARAMPGPAPRVAPGPAPSQFADLDPEVSGQWRAGQAIPTPAAPGPTSAATMGNHRAIDALSHVGVKTGVKMPSQRGWRHWLYLTTRINLGLSPDEVYELDLHNRIRRNARDSYQIGVFGLKGGVGKTAVTVALGSAMARVRGDRILAIDADPDGGNLADRAGRQSAATISDLLADQELSRYNDIRAYTSMNGANLEVLSSEDYSGAQREFNDDDWKGATAVVSRYYNLVLADCGAGLFQKASRGVLSTVSGMVIVASASIDGARQAAITMDWLRQNGYQDLLGRSCVVINHVTPGKPNVDVEDLVQQFERHVPPGRVVVLPWDKHVAAGTEIQLELLSDTFQRRITELAAALSDDFDRLERR; this is encoded by the coding sequence ATGTCGGCCGACTATGACCGGCTCTTTCACTCGTCGGAACCGGGCAGTAAACCGGTCGACGACGCCACGACCATCGTGGACAGAGATGCCATCCTGAAGGCCGCCGCGGCAGCGGCGCCACCGCCGGTCCCGGTTGGGGAAACCAGTTCCACGGACGTACCCGTGGCCCCCACGGCCTCCACCCAGACTCAAGCGGCAGCGCAGCCGCGGCACGCGGAGACCGCGCAGCAGATGCCTGCGCCCATGCCGGCGCCGCCGGCAAGTGCGCCGCAGTGGCCGCAGAACTCCATGCTGCGGGCCCCACAGCAGCAGCAGTTCGGCCAGGGCGCACGGCACGAGCAGGCCCGGGCCATGCCCGGTCCGGCCCCGCGCGTCGCGCCGGGCCCGGCGCCGTCGCAGTTCGCCGATCTCGATCCTGAGGTCAGTGGTCAGTGGCGAGCGGGGCAGGCTATCCCGACGCCGGCCGCGCCCGGCCCCACCTCGGCCGCCACGATGGGCAACCACCGCGCGATCGACGCCTTGTCGCACGTCGGGGTCAAGACCGGGGTGAAGATGCCGTCCCAGCGCGGATGGCGGCACTGGCTGTATCTCACGACGCGGATCAACCTCGGTCTGTCGCCCGATGAGGTCTACGAACTTGATCTGCACAACCGGATTCGGCGCAATGCCCGCGACTCGTACCAGATCGGGGTCTTCGGTCTGAAAGGCGGCGTCGGCAAGACCGCGGTCACGGTCGCGCTGGGATCGGCGATGGCCAGGGTTCGCGGCGACCGCATCCTGGCGATCGACGCCGACCCGGACGGCGGCAACCTGGCCGACCGGGCCGGGCGTCAGTCCGCGGCGACGATCTCGGATCTGCTCGCCGACCAGGAACTGTCGCGCTACAACGACATTCGTGCCTACACGAGCATGAACGGCGCCAACCTCGAGGTGCTGTCGTCCGAGGACTACAGCGGCGCGCAGCGCGAGTTCAACGACGATGACTGGAAGGGCGCCACCGCCGTGGTGTCGCGCTACTACAACCTTGTTCTCGCCGACTGTGGCGCGGGTCTGTTCCAGAAGGCTTCCCGCGGTGTGCTGTCCACCGTGTCGGGCATGGTCATCGTGGCCAGCGCCTCGATCGACGGAGCGCGGCAGGCCGCCATCACGATGGACTGGTTGCGCCAGAACGGATACCAGGATCTGCTCGGCCGGTCCTGTGTCGTCATCAACCACGTCACGCCGGGTAAGCCGAACGTCGACGTCGAGGATCTCGTGCAGCAGTTCGAACGCCACGTACCCCCGGGCCGCGTTGTCGTACTGCCGTGGGACAAGCACGTCGCTGCGGGCACCGAGATTCAGCTCGAGCTGCTCAGCGACACGTTCCAACGCCGCATCACCGAACTGGCCGCGGCGCTGTCCGACGATTTCGACAGGCTTGAACGGCGTTGA